A portion of the Bacillus thuringiensis genome contains these proteins:
- a CDS encoding PLP-dependent aminotransferase family protein produces MLELTPNLNMNSKKALYVQLYEYIKKEIKDGSIVPFTKLPAKRKLAIHLQVSKNTVEAAYEQLLAEGYIESVSRRGYFVCEIEQIVHVEDRGERIGEVSFQEKSYKFDFTQTGIDTNAFPFNMYRKIVNEVWQPHNNNLLFLGHPQGELSVREEITKYLYESRGVRCSASQIVLGAGTQILVKLLFQLLKGSNYAVENPGYHRKMVVFEQGETRVQMLSLDRDGICIADLENSDANVVFVTPSHQFPYGMIMPITRRMQLLQWAKKEEGRYIIEDDYDSEFRYSGKPIPALQGLDTEGKVIYMGTLSKALLPSLRMSYMVLPKKLIKRYQQQYLFYTQSVSRMDQEVIRRFLNEGYWEKHIHKMRVVYRKKRDRLVFEIEKYFSNRVEVIGEDSGLHILLKVHNGMREEELIKEAAKHSIKIYPVSTYYKDGTAPENVVLLGFAILSEEEIAKAIQLLNTAWSRKK; encoded by the coding sequence ATGTTAGAATTAACGCCTAATTTAAATATGAATAGTAAAAAGGCATTGTATGTGCAATTGTATGAGTATATAAAAAAAGAGATTAAAGATGGATCGATTGTCCCTTTTACGAAATTACCGGCTAAGCGAAAGTTAGCGATACATTTACAAGTAAGTAAAAATACAGTAGAGGCAGCGTACGAACAATTACTTGCAGAAGGTTATATTGAGTCGGTGTCGAGAAGAGGTTATTTTGTTTGCGAGATTGAGCAAATTGTTCATGTAGAAGATAGAGGAGAGAGAATAGGAGAAGTATCGTTTCAGGAGAAGAGTTACAAATTTGATTTTACACAAACAGGAATTGATACAAATGCTTTTCCATTCAATATGTATCGGAAAATTGTAAATGAAGTATGGCAGCCGCATAATAATAACCTTCTCTTTCTGGGACACCCCCAAGGGGAATTGAGTGTAAGGGAAGAGATTACGAAATATTTGTATGAATCTAGAGGAGTGCGTTGCTCAGCTAGTCAAATTGTATTAGGAGCGGGGACACAAATATTAGTGAAACTACTTTTTCAATTGTTAAAGGGAAGCAATTATGCAGTTGAAAATCCAGGGTATCATAGGAAAATGGTCGTTTTTGAACAGGGAGAAACAAGGGTCCAAATGTTATCTTTAGATAGAGATGGAATTTGTATTGCAGATTTAGAAAATAGCGATGCGAATGTTGTATTTGTTACACCTTCTCACCAGTTTCCTTATGGAATGATAATGCCTATTACGAGAAGGATGCAGCTTTTACAATGGGCAAAGAAAGAAGAGGGTAGGTATATTATTGAAGATGATTACGATAGTGAATTTCGCTATTCGGGAAAGCCTATACCAGCGCTGCAAGGGTTAGATACAGAGGGGAAAGTTATTTATATGGGTACGCTATCTAAAGCATTATTACCATCGTTACGGATGAGCTATATGGTGTTGCCGAAGAAATTAATTAAAAGGTATCAACAGCAATATTTATTTTATACACAAAGTGTTTCAAGAATGGATCAAGAAGTGATTAGAAGATTTTTAAATGAAGGATATTGGGAAAAACATATTCATAAAATGCGTGTCGTCTACCGAAAAAAGAGAGATCGACTTGTTTTTGAAATAGAAAAGTATTTTTCAAATCGTGTTGAAGTGATAGGAGAGGATTCGGGATTACACATTTTATTAAAGGTGCATAATGGAATGCGGGAAGAAGAATTAATTAAAGAAGCTGCAAAACATAGTATTAAAATATATCCTGTTTCTACGTACTATAAAGATGGTACTGCACCTGAAAATGTAGTTTTACTTGGGTTTGCGATTTTATCAGAAGAAGAAATTGCGAAAGCGATTCAATTATTAAATACAGCGTGGTCTAGAAAAAAGTAA
- a CDS encoding GNAT family N-acetyltransferase, whose protein sequence is MDIHVLTKDEAEIYLELRVEGLKQNPEAFSSSYEDIINKECAIEYKAQKLAQDENYTLGAFKDGQLIGVATLETKPYVKQEHKAKIGSVYVSPKARGLGAGKALIKECLELAKSLEVEQVMLDVVVGNDGAKKLYESLGFKTFGVQERSLKYNGQYWDEEHMVLFLDENK, encoded by the coding sequence TTGGATATCCATGTATTAACAAAAGACGAAGCGGAAATTTACTTAGAACTTCGTGTAGAAGGATTAAAGCAAAACCCTGAAGCTTTCAGCTCTTCTTATGAAGATATTATTAATAAAGAGTGTGCGATTGAATATAAAGCACAAAAATTAGCACAAGATGAAAACTATACGCTAGGTGCATTTAAAGATGGACAATTAATCGGAGTTGCAACGCTGGAAACGAAACCATATGTAAAACAGGAACATAAAGCTAAAATCGGTTCTGTATATGTGTCTCCAAAAGCACGCGGACTTGGAGCAGGAAAAGCACTTATTAAAGAATGTCTTGAACTTGCTAAATCTTTAGAAGTAGAACAAGTTATGCTTGATGTTGTTGTTGGCAACGATGGAGCAAAAAAACTTTATGAATCATTAGGTTTTAAAACATTCGGTGTACAAGAACGTTCATTAAAATATAATGGACAATATTGGGACGAAGAGCATATGGTCTTATTCTTAGATGAAAATAAATAA
- a CDS encoding sensor histidine kinase — MSKLSLKIGTYFLILALCIETIAFVSFYKSISTMRVKEETDALLEKGNRYRDKIVNRARWNEYSKQQQYTERPKHPRYQDFTIEHAAEDLIGSELIANTDITIVITDNNGKIISNSEPVTKEMKKQLTCKTELIPNSGLIVERNWKKSKFISTVSPLEIQGFQGNLYMLLKTSFLEKMLLKLLHQFLIISILTIILTTISVFVFSRVITEPLIKMKKATEKMSKLNRPIQLGIKRNDELGSLAKTIEDLSSELTYMKKERNEFLASVAHELLTPLTYMKGYAKVAKRDSLTKEEREEYLQIIEDETDSVTDLVQDLFMLVQLEQHQFVIKKQKVLLQPFLERMVEKTKTTLTNKQMQLDVYCKDDLEVCIDERRMEQVMLNLLHNAYQHSPENTSIMIRVLTETDSFTISVQDEGEGIPEEDIPHIFDRFYRVDKSRTRATGGKGIGLAVAKEIVELHNGSILVTSKLSVGTNFIIELPFE, encoded by the coding sequence ATGAGTAAACTTTCCCTTAAAATTGGGACATACTTTTTAATATTAGCTTTATGTATTGAAACAATTGCTTTCGTATCTTTTTATAAAAGCATATCAACAATGCGTGTGAAAGAAGAAACCGATGCTCTATTAGAGAAAGGTAATCGGTATCGTGATAAGATTGTAAACCGTGCAAGATGGAATGAATATTCTAAACAACAGCAATACACAGAACGTCCTAAACATCCTCGGTATCAGGATTTCACTATCGAACATGCGGCTGAAGATTTAATCGGTTCCGAATTAATTGCTAATACTGATATAACAATCGTTATAACTGACAATAACGGCAAAATTATTTCTAACTCCGAACCCGTAACGAAAGAAATGAAAAAACAACTTACTTGTAAAACAGAACTTATCCCAAATAGCGGGTTAATTGTAGAAAGAAACTGGAAAAAATCAAAATTCATTTCAACAGTAAGTCCACTTGAAATTCAAGGATTTCAAGGTAATTTATATATGTTATTAAAGACGTCTTTCTTAGAAAAGATGTTACTTAAACTACTGCATCAATTTCTTATCATTAGTATTTTGACGATTATTTTAACGACTATTTCTGTCTTTGTTTTTTCTCGTGTTATTACTGAACCGCTTATAAAAATGAAGAAGGCAACAGAAAAAATGTCAAAATTAAATAGGCCAATTCAATTAGGTATTAAACGGAATGATGAACTTGGAAGCTTAGCAAAAACAATTGAAGATTTATCGAGTGAACTTACGTATATGAAAAAAGAGCGCAATGAATTTCTCGCTAGTGTCGCTCATGAACTATTAACTCCATTGACCTATATGAAAGGTTATGCGAAGGTAGCAAAGAGAGACTCTTTAACAAAAGAGGAGCGAGAAGAATACTTACAAATCATTGAGGATGAAACGGATAGTGTAACCGATCTCGTCCAAGATTTATTTATGCTTGTACAATTAGAACAACACCAATTTGTTATAAAAAAACAAAAAGTACTTCTTCAGCCATTTTTAGAACGAATGGTAGAAAAAACAAAAACAACATTAACAAATAAGCAAATGCAACTTGATGTATATTGCAAAGATGATTTAGAAGTTTGCATAGATGAAAGGCGTATGGAACAAGTTATGTTAAATTTATTACACAACGCTTATCAACATTCGCCAGAAAACACGTCTATTATGATACGTGTACTCACGGAAACAGATTCTTTTACAATAAGTGTACAAGATGAAGGTGAAGGTATTCCTGAAGAAGATATCCCGCATATTTTTGACCGTTTTTATCGTGTCGATAAATCTAGAACACGAGCTACAGGTGGAAAAGGCATCGGGCTAGCTGTTGCAAAAGAAATTGTGGAATTGCATAACGGTTCCATTCTAGTAACAAGCAAATTAAGTGTAGGAACAAACTTTATAATTGAGCTACCTTTTGAATAA
- a CDS encoding response regulator transcription factor: MVKILLVDDEERMLRLLDLFLSPRGYFCMKATSGLEALKLIEQKEFDIILLDVMMPNMDGWDTCYQIRQISNVPIIMLTARNQNYDMVKGLTMGADDYITKPFDEHVLVARIEAILRRTKKDGFVSFNGIEWDKTKHTVTVYDEKISLTPIEFSLLGLFLQNTNRAYSRDDLIEKIWGYETDIEYRTIDSHIRNIRDKLRKKGFPIEDYLETVYKVGYKWKSE, from the coding sequence ATGGTAAAAATTTTATTAGTAGACGATGAAGAACGTATGTTGCGATTATTAGATCTGTTCTTAAGCCCTCGCGGCTATTTTTGTATGAAAGCTACCTCTGGCCTTGAAGCACTAAAATTAATCGAACAAAAAGAATTCGATATTATTTTATTAGATGTTATGATGCCTAATATGGATGGATGGGATACTTGCTATCAAATTCGTCAAATTTCCAACGTTCCTATCATTATGTTAACAGCTCGCAACCAAAACTACGATATGGTGAAAGGCCTTACTATGGGGGCAGATGACTATATTACAAAACCATTTGATGAGCATGTATTAGTCGCACGAATCGAGGCTATATTACGCCGTACAAAAAAAGATGGCTTTGTTAGTTTCAATGGTATTGAGTGGGATAAAACGAAACATACTGTCACAGTTTATGATGAAAAAATCTCATTGACACCTATCGAATTTTCGTTACTCGGGCTATTTTTGCAAAATACAAACCGTGCTTATAGCCGAGATGATTTAATCGAGAAAATTTGGGGTTATGAAACAGATATCGAATATAGAACCATTGATTCACACATTCGTAATATCCGTGATAAACTACGCAAAAAAGGATTTCCAATTGAAGATTACTTAGAAACGGTCTATAAAGTCGGATATAAATGGAAAAGTGAATAA
- a CDS encoding GNAT family N-acetyltransferase, which yields MEIRLLTTEDAEIYLKVCMEGLTKNPEAFSSSYEDVLKHEDPVAAMAKRLSNPDKYTLGVFKDNDLIGIATLETKPFIKQEHKAKIGSVFVSPKARGLGAGRALIKAIIENANKLHVEQLMLDVVVGNVGAKKLYESLGFQTYGVQERSLKHNGQYWDEEHMVLFLND from the coding sequence ATGGAAATTCGCTTATTAACAACAGAGGACGCAGAAATATATTTAAAAGTTTGTATGGAAGGTTTAACGAAGAATCCGGAAGCTTTTAGCTCTTCTTATGAAGATGTTCTTAAACATGAAGATCCTGTGGCTGCTATGGCTAAACGATTAAGCAATCCGGATAAGTATACTCTAGGTGTCTTCAAAGATAATGATTTAATTGGTATCGCTACTTTAGAAACAAAACCATTTATTAAACAAGAACATAAAGCAAAAATTGGCTCCGTTTTTGTTTCTCCAAAAGCACGTGGTCTCGGAGCAGGACGAGCTCTAATTAAAGCAATTATTGAAAATGCCAATAAATTACATGTAGAACAACTCATGCTCGATGTTGTAGTTGGTAACGTTGGTGCCAAAAAACTATATGAGTCATTAGGTTTCCAAACTTACGGCGTACAAGAGCGTTCATTAAAACATAACGGTCAATATTGGGACGAGGAACATATGGTTCTGTTCTTAAATGATTAA
- the fdhD gene encoding formate dehydrogenase accessory sulfurtransferase FdhD, which produces MGPTQETYTVVRYQSGTFSKQLDEIVTESPITIKLNGEEYVTVVCTPNYIEDMVIGFLISEGIISSYKDVEELWVQKDNGIVHVKSSKVNPLYQTLYNKRYITSCCGKGRQGFIFVNDAAKAKDLHDIHVKITPEECFHLMNTLQQSSTTFRQTGGVHNTALCDRDNILLSRMDIGRHNALDKIYGHCLRNDISIKGKIIAFSGRISSEILLKVSKIGCEIVLSKSAPTKLALQLAHDLGITVVGFIRNESCNIYTHPIRIDGYQSNV; this is translated from the coding sequence ATGGGGCCTACGCAAGAGACTTATACAGTTGTACGCTATCAATCTGGTACATTTTCAAAACAACTTGATGAGATTGTTACAGAATCTCCTATTACTATTAAATTGAATGGTGAAGAATATGTAACAGTCGTATGCACACCAAATTATATTGAAGATATGGTAATTGGTTTTTTAATTTCTGAGGGGATTATTTCTTCCTATAAAGATGTCGAAGAACTATGGGTTCAAAAGGATAACGGAATTGTCCATGTAAAATCATCAAAAGTGAATCCGCTCTATCAAACTTTATATAATAAACGATACATCACTTCTTGCTGCGGAAAAGGTAGACAAGGTTTTATTTTCGTAAACGACGCAGCAAAAGCAAAAGACTTACATGATATACATGTAAAAATTACTCCTGAAGAATGCTTTCACTTAATGAATACCTTGCAACAATCTTCTACTACATTTCGCCAAACTGGCGGTGTTCACAATACCGCGCTATGTGATCGAGACAATATCCTCCTATCAAGAATGGATATTGGAAGACATAATGCATTAGATAAAATATATGGTCATTGTTTGCGTAACGATATATCCATTAAAGGAAAAATCATCGCATTTAGCGGACGTATTTCATCTGAAATTTTACTCAAAGTTTCAAAAATCGGATGTGAAATTGTTCTATCTAAATCCGCTCCAACAAAACTGGCATTGCAGCTTGCACATGATTTAGGCATTACAGTTGTAGGGTTTATTAGAAATGAATCTTGTAATATTTACACACATCCAATACGAATTGATGGCTATCAATCCAATGTTTAA
- the fdhF gene encoding formate dehydrogenase subunit alpha: protein MAEQTVRVTVDGKEFSASGEKTILQLFNESNLEHPQICHVPEVDPIQTCDTCIVEVNGKLLRACSTKLENGMHIERQSRRAKEAQTEAMDRILENHLLYCTVCDNNNGNCKVHNTVHMMGIEEQKYPYEPKVSACEVDMSHPFYRYDPNQCIACGQCVEVCQNLQVNETISIDWSLDRPRVIWDNGVSINDSSCVSCGQCVTVCPCNALMEKTMLGEAGFMTGLKPDVLDPMIDFVKDVEPGYSSILAVSEVEAAMRKTKVNKTKTVCTFCGVGCSFEVWTKDRHILKVQPVSDAPVNGISTCVKGKFGWDFVNSEDRITKPLIRQGDMFVEASWEEALEVVASNMQHIKSEYGSDAFGFISSSKVTNEENYLMQKLARQIYGTNNVDNCSRYCQSPATDGLFKTVGMGGDAGTVKDIAEAGLVIIVGANPTEGHPVLATRVKRAHKLHDQKLIVADLRKHEMAERADLFIHPRQGTDYVWLAGITKYIIDQDWHDKKFIAENVKNFDEYSKMVEKYTLDYTEEITGISKENLKEMARMVYEADGTCVLWGMGVTQNTGGSTTSAAISNLLLVTGNYRRPGAGAYPLRGHNNVQGACDMATLPNWLPGYQAVSDDALRAKFETAYGTTIPKAPGLNNIAMLLAADEGKLRGMYVMGEEMALVDSNANHVQHILANLDFLVVQDMFLSKTARFADVILPAAPSLEKEGTFTNTERRIQRLYEVLKPLGDSKPDWWILQKVARALGGDWNYESPSEIMDEIASLAPLYSQATYDRLEGWNSLCWGSHDGSDTPLLYVDGFNFPDKLARLSLDEWVPPVVAPDEYDLLLNNGRMLEHFHEGNMTNKSAGILSKVSEVFVEISPELALERNVKDGGLVELASPFGKIKVQALVTDRVTGKELYLPMHATVNEEAINILTGTATDLYTCTPAYKQTMVKMRVLREKGNRPLPSSNPRDKKRNPQNGVEIQQKWQRKQYVSLVD, encoded by the coding sequence ATGGCAGAACAGACAGTCCGTGTAACCGTCGATGGTAAAGAATTTTCTGCATCAGGTGAAAAGACGATACTACAATTATTTAACGAGAGTAATTTGGAACATCCTCAAATTTGTCATGTACCAGAAGTAGATCCAATTCAAACTTGTGATACGTGTATTGTAGAAGTAAATGGAAAGTTATTGCGTGCTTGTTCAACAAAATTAGAGAACGGTATGCATATCGAAAGACAGTCCCGGCGTGCAAAAGAGGCACAGACTGAGGCAATGGATCGAATATTAGAGAATCATTTATTGTATTGTACCGTTTGTGATAACAATAATGGTAACTGTAAAGTCCACAATACAGTACATATGATGGGGATTGAGGAACAGAAATATCCGTATGAGCCGAAAGTAAGTGCGTGTGAAGTGGATATGTCACATCCATTTTATCGATATGATCCAAATCAATGTATTGCTTGTGGGCAGTGTGTAGAAGTATGTCAAAACTTACAAGTGAATGAAACTATATCGATTGATTGGAGCTTAGACCGTCCACGTGTTATTTGGGACAATGGTGTAAGTATAAATGACTCGTCTTGTGTAAGTTGTGGACAGTGTGTAACAGTATGTCCATGTAATGCGTTAATGGAAAAAACAATGTTGGGTGAAGCTGGATTCATGACTGGATTGAAACCGGATGTGTTAGATCCGATGATTGATTTTGTAAAGGATGTAGAGCCTGGATATAGTAGTATTTTAGCAGTTTCAGAAGTAGAGGCTGCGATGCGTAAGACGAAAGTGAATAAAACAAAAACAGTTTGTACATTTTGTGGTGTAGGTTGTTCATTTGAAGTATGGACGAAAGACCGCCACATTTTGAAAGTACAGCCTGTTTCAGATGCGCCGGTTAACGGTATTTCCACATGTGTAAAAGGCAAATTTGGATGGGATTTTGTAAACAGTGAAGATCGAATTACAAAGCCATTAATTCGCCAAGGAGATATGTTTGTTGAAGCTTCATGGGAAGAGGCTCTTGAAGTTGTTGCATCCAATATGCAGCATATTAAATCAGAATATGGCAGTGATGCATTTGGGTTTATTTCCTCTTCGAAAGTAACGAATGAAGAAAATTATCTTATGCAAAAACTAGCCCGTCAAATATATGGAACGAATAATGTAGACAACTGTTCCCGTTATTGTCAATCTCCAGCAACAGATGGTTTATTTAAAACTGTCGGTATGGGCGGGGACGCTGGAACAGTGAAAGATATTGCGGAAGCCGGCCTTGTCATTATCGTTGGAGCAAATCCAACAGAAGGACATCCTGTACTTGCAACTCGTGTAAAACGTGCTCATAAATTACATGACCAAAAATTAATTGTGGCGGACCTTCGTAAACATGAAATGGCAGAGCGTGCGGATTTATTCATTCATCCGCGCCAAGGAACTGATTACGTATGGCTCGCTGGTATTACGAAATATATTATTGATCAAGATTGGCACGATAAAAAGTTCATAGCTGAAAATGTGAAGAATTTTGATGAATATAGCAAAATGGTAGAAAAGTATACGCTTGATTATACAGAAGAAATTACGGGGATTTCGAAAGAAAATCTGAAAGAAATGGCTCGTATGGTATATGAAGCAGATGGTACTTGTGTACTTTGGGGAATGGGTGTAACTCAAAATACTGGAGGAAGTACAACTTCAGCAGCAATTTCAAATCTATTGCTTGTTACGGGTAACTATCGTCGTCCTGGTGCAGGAGCATACCCATTACGCGGACATAATAACGTACAAGGTGCTTGTGATATGGCAACATTACCAAACTGGCTTCCAGGTTACCAAGCAGTTTCAGATGATGCGCTCCGTGCGAAATTTGAAACTGCATACGGTACTACAATTCCGAAAGCACCAGGGTTAAATAATATTGCAATGTTACTTGCGGCAGATGAAGGAAAACTGCGTGGTATGTATGTTATGGGTGAAGAAATGGCTTTAGTAGATTCGAATGCCAACCATGTACAACATATTTTAGCGAATTTAGATTTCCTTGTTGTTCAAGATATGTTCTTGTCGAAAACAGCTCGTTTTGCTGATGTTATTTTACCGGCAGCACCAAGCTTAGAAAAAGAGGGAACATTTACGAATACAGAGCGCCGTATTCAAAGATTATATGAAGTATTGAAGCCGCTTGGTGATTCAAAGCCAGACTGGTGGATTTTACAAAAAGTAGCTCGTGCACTTGGCGGGGACTGGAATTATGAAAGTCCAAGTGAAATCATGGATGAAATTGCATCGCTTGCACCTTTATATTCTCAGGCGACATACGATCGTTTAGAAGGATGGAATAGTTTATGTTGGGGTAGCCATGATGGTAGCGATACACCACTATTATATGTGGACGGATTTAACTTCCCAGATAAACTAGCTCGTCTATCATTAGATGAATGGGTACCACCAGTTGTAGCGCCAGATGAGTATGATTTACTTTTAAATAATGGTCGTATGTTAGAACATTTCCATGAAGGGAATATGACGAATAAATCGGCTGGTATTTTATCTAAAGTATCTGAAGTGTTCGTTGAAATCTCGCCTGAACTCGCCCTAGAGCGCAATGTGAAAGATGGTGGTCTTGTAGAATTAGCATCACCATTTGGGAAAATTAAAGTACAGGCACTTGTTACAGATCGTGTAACGGGGAAAGAGCTATATTTACCGATGCATGCAACGGTAAATGAAGAGGCAATCAATATTTTAACTGGAACGGCGACAGATCTTTATACGTGTACACCAGCGTACAAACAAACGATGGTAAAGATGCGTGTACTACGTGAAAAAGGGAATCGTCCGTTACCATCTTCAAACCCGAGAGATAAAAAGCGTAATCCGCAAAACGGTGTTGAAATCCAGCAAAAATGGCAAAGAAAACAATACGTATCACTTGTGGACTAG
- a CDS encoding DUF1641 domain-containing protein, translating into MAKEITVIKKKVVTEEEQKQQVADELLNELSNNREAVEETMQLLAQLQKAGILDAVISLLAAKEDVSKIAVEQLNREPVKNALNNMMGAGEALSSVDPEITKQITSSLVTGLQFATDELNSGKKTKVMDFFKVLKDPDINRAITFGFSFLKAFGQGLEKK; encoded by the coding sequence GTGGCGAAAGAAATTACTGTAATTAAAAAGAAAGTTGTAACAGAGGAAGAACAGAAACAGCAAGTAGCAGATGAACTTCTAAATGAGCTATCTAATAATCGTGAAGCAGTAGAAGAAACGATGCAGCTTTTAGCACAGTTGCAGAAGGCTGGTATATTAGATGCGGTAATTAGTTTACTTGCTGCGAAGGAAGATGTTTCAAAAATCGCTGTGGAGCAATTAAATCGTGAACCCGTTAAAAATGCGTTAAACAATATGATGGGGGCAGGAGAAGCGTTATCTTCAGTTGACCCAGAAATAACGAAGCAAATTACGTCAAGTTTAGTTACAGGATTGCAATTTGCAACAGACGAATTAAATAGTGGTAAAAAAACAAAAGTGATGGATTTCTTTAAAGTATTAAAAGATCCAGATATCAATAGAGCTATTACATTCGGTTTTAGCTTCTTGAAAGCATTTGGACAAGGGTTAGAGAAAAAATAG
- a CDS encoding glycerophosphodiester phosphodiesterase: protein MQHRKKLSIPGVMRHSFQTVKFAFWNVLTFQLAYKLLAAIVFVPLFGIIFNKLLYFGGYANATNDELLAFLKTPYGILAIVILSLLALFLIFTEFAVLIIISYFAHKRQKVKLRPILYKTVTYLPTLFTYCLPGFILYAVVLLPLLNMGYETALIPQIQIPNFITGELFKTTMGQVGYYTFFAVVAYLNLRWIFVLPIVVLEQKSFRVAARKSANLVKESFFKVLLFLVGFFISIGIVYVVFLGIYLLCLWGVYEFTNPKGTFALLAESTISVFLTSTLYLFSFIVTPFYIMAITRLYLQKVPVEDVLLEEGLDYSKTKADKCFFQKHRWKFIGVYIVGIITAGMVVAFIVTFISNSYKEPIIMAHRGYISKGVENTKEAVQGAIDAKADYAEIDVLQTKDGELAVIHDLKLKRLANANVHVSDLTMAELRQLTLSQDGLSGQISTLDEIIKLANGKIKLNIEVKLHGGEKDFVNKVLKTIKDNEFEKQCVIQTLHYPLIKEFKRANPDIKVGYILYASRANLKNVKADFYVAEEYMLNKKLVKEARKLNKPIYVWTVNDMENLKAYYKLNVDGIITDYPEDARETIKMLKEQEAEESDLFDKITETTDDLFLKLFISYPAAS, encoded by the coding sequence ATGCAACACCGTAAAAAACTATCTATACCAGGAGTAATGAGACATTCCTTTCAAACAGTTAAATTTGCTTTTTGGAATGTATTAACTTTTCAACTTGCTTATAAATTATTAGCAGCGATTGTGTTTGTTCCACTATTTGGAATCATTTTTAATAAGTTATTGTATTTTGGTGGTTATGCAAATGCGACAAATGATGAATTATTAGCGTTTTTAAAGACGCCTTATGGCATCTTAGCAATCGTAATTTTGTCATTGTTAGCACTGTTTCTTATCTTTACAGAATTTGCGGTGCTTATTATTATTTCGTATTTCGCTCATAAAAGACAGAAGGTGAAATTACGTCCGATTTTATATAAAACGGTAACGTATTTACCTACTCTTTTCACATATTGCTTACCAGGATTTATTTTATATGCTGTCGTATTGTTGCCTCTTTTAAATATGGGATATGAAACGGCATTAATCCCGCAAATTCAAATTCCTAACTTTATTACAGGAGAACTGTTTAAGACAACGATGGGGCAAGTTGGTTATTACACGTTCTTTGCTGTAGTCGCGTATTTGAATCTTCGATGGATTTTCGTTCTACCTATTGTTGTTTTAGAGCAAAAATCATTTCGCGTGGCAGCACGTAAAAGTGCAAATTTAGTAAAGGAAAGCTTTTTTAAAGTACTACTCTTTTTAGTAGGATTTTTTATTTCAATTGGAATTGTATATGTCGTATTTTTGGGAATATATTTATTGTGCCTATGGGGTGTTTATGAATTTACAAACCCGAAAGGAACATTTGCATTATTAGCTGAATCAACGATTTCTGTATTTTTAACGAGTACGTTGTATTTATTTAGTTTTATCGTGACGCCATTTTATATTATGGCGATTACGCGATTATACTTACAAAAGGTACCGGTTGAAGATGTTTTATTAGAAGAAGGATTAGATTATTCGAAAACGAAAGCAGATAAATGTTTCTTCCAAAAACATCGCTGGAAATTTATTGGCGTATATATTGTGGGGATTATTACTGCCGGAATGGTTGTTGCCTTCATTGTAACGTTTATTTCAAATTCGTATAAAGAACCAATTATTATGGCGCACCGTGGGTATATATCAAAAGGCGTAGAAAATACGAAAGAAGCTGTGCAAGGTGCTATTGATGCAAAAGCAGACTACGCTGAAATAGATGTATTACAAACGAAAGACGGTGAACTAGCGGTTATACATGATTTGAAGCTGAAACGTCTCGCAAATGCAAATGTGCATGTGTCAGATTTAACGATGGCTGAGTTAAGGCAGCTTACCCTTAGTCAAGATGGACTTTCAGGACAAATAAGTACACTTGATGAAATCATTAAGCTAGCAAATGGCAAAATCAAACTTAATATAGAAGTGAAGCTTCATGGGGGCGAAAAAGACTTTGTAAACAAAGTCTTAAAAACGATTAAAGATAATGAATTTGAGAAGCAATGTGTAATTCAAACGTTACACTATCCGCTTATTAAAGAGTTTAAGCGTGCAAATCCAGATATAAAAGTAGGGTATATATTGTATGCAAGTAGAGCTAACTTAAAGAATGTGAAGGCTGACTTTTACGTAGCAGAAGAATATATGTTAAATAAGAAATTAGTAAAAGAAGCAAGGAAGTTAAACAAACCAATTTACGTATGGACAGTAAATGATATGGAAAATTTAAAGGCATATTATAAGTTAAACGTAGATGGTATCATAACTGATTACCCTGAAGATGCACGTGAAACAATTAAGATGTTAAAAGAGCAAGAAGCGGAAGAAAGTGATCTGTTTGATAAAATTACTGAAACGACAGATGATTTGTTTTTAAAATTATTTATAAGTTACCCAGCTGCTAGCTAA